Proteins from a genomic interval of Symmachiella macrocystis:
- the xerD gene encoding site-specific tyrosine recombinase XerD, whose protein sequence is MPPRKKPRSAAAVAATGGQNPAQYLTSFLQYLEVECGMSANTLSAYRSDLVQFFTWYATQRTVRVADVDLKLLTGYLQHLNERQLAPTTVSRHLVAIKMFFRYLVLEGILLQNVVDLLNSPKLWQYLPTVLSPDMVDKLLAAPQGEFDRYPRRDRALLSLLYATGCRASEVSDLTLSDLHLDENFARCVGKGNKERIVSLNPLTVAAIQTYLEQERPELAQFRDADWLFMSRSGGGLSRISIWRLVKRYAARVGASQRVSPHTLRHSFATHLLAGGADIRAVQELLGHASISTTQIYTQVEHSRLKAVHRACHPRG, encoded by the coding sequence ATGCCACCACGTAAAAAACCACGCAGTGCGGCGGCGGTGGCGGCGACGGGTGGGCAAAATCCGGCGCAGTATCTCACATCGTTTCTGCAATATCTCGAAGTCGAATGCGGTATGTCCGCCAACACACTGAGCGCTTATCGTTCGGATTTGGTTCAGTTCTTTACTTGGTACGCAACGCAACGGACCGTGCGGGTTGCAGATGTTGATCTCAAATTGCTGACCGGTTATCTACAACATCTCAATGAACGGCAGTTGGCTCCCACGACCGTGTCTCGACACTTAGTGGCGATCAAAATGTTCTTCCGCTATTTAGTGTTGGAAGGCATTTTGTTGCAAAACGTGGTCGACCTGCTCAACTCGCCCAAGCTGTGGCAGTACTTGCCGACGGTGCTCAGCCCTGACATGGTCGACAAATTGCTGGCAGCGCCTCAGGGCGAATTCGACCGGTACCCTCGACGGGATCGTGCGTTGTTGTCGCTCTTGTACGCCACCGGTTGCCGTGCTTCGGAGGTCTCCGATTTGACGTTATCCGACCTGCATTTGGATGAGAACTTCGCTCGCTGTGTCGGCAAGGGAAATAAGGAACGGATCGTCTCGCTCAATCCGCTCACTGTGGCGGCGATTCAAACCTATTTGGAACAGGAACGCCCCGAACTGGCCCAGTTCCGTGATGCGGATTGGTTGTTCATGTCGCGTAGCGGCGGGGGACTGTCACGGATTTCCATTTGGCGATTGGTGAAACGCTATGCCGCACGGGTCGGCGCCAGCCAGCGAGTCAGTCCCCACACACTGCGCCACAGCTTTGCCACACATCTGTTGGCCGGCGGCGCGGATATTCGCGCGGTGCAAGAACTGTTGGGGCATGCCAGCATTTCGACAACGCAGATCTATACGCAAGTCGAACACAGTCGGCTTAAAGCGGTCCACCGTGCCTGCCATCCCCGCGGCTAA
- the epmA gene encoding EF-P lysine aminoacylase EpmA, which yields MLVDSRAENRDDRGESLSPENRVPPAPIAMTADFLPTAELRLLKYRAELLLRLRETFNNHGYWEVETPLLSHESVVDAHLDPFVVEQRYFLQTSPELGMKRLLTAGADAIFQITRAFRRGEYGQLHNPEFTMAEWYRSGDTYHDQMDFVEQLIRAVAVDSPEYSGLQLTDTPFPRRTYDEVFCDKLGCGVLDKSCDELRRIATERQLTIPETLGDDDRDGWLNLLIAELVEPHLGRQGPDFVYDYPASQAALARIDPANPLVAQRFELYIHGLEICNGYDELTDPDELRQRIISESAKRAREGLSPLPEPRRLLAAMECGLPNCSGVALGFDRLMMVLTGSNNIADVTAFPITRA from the coding sequence ATGCTGGTTGACAGCCGCGCTGAAAATCGCGATGACAGGGGGGAATCGCTATCTCCCGAAAACCGCGTACCGCCGGCCCCGATCGCTATGACCGCCGACTTTTTACCAACCGCCGAATTACGGCTCTTAAAATATCGTGCGGAGTTACTGCTCCGTCTGCGGGAAACCTTCAACAACCACGGTTATTGGGAAGTGGAGACGCCGCTCCTCTCGCACGAATCGGTCGTCGACGCGCATCTCGATCCCTTTGTGGTCGAACAACGCTATTTTCTGCAGACGTCTCCCGAACTGGGGATGAAGCGATTATTGACGGCCGGAGCGGACGCGATTTTTCAAATCACCCGCGCCTTCCGTCGCGGCGAATACGGACAATTACATAATCCCGAATTCACGATGGCCGAGTGGTACCGCAGCGGGGACACGTACCATGACCAAATGGATTTTGTCGAGCAATTGATCCGCGCCGTCGCCGTCGATTCTCCTGAATACTCCGGACTGCAACTCACCGACACGCCCTTCCCGCGCCGCACCTATGACGAAGTTTTTTGTGACAAATTGGGCTGCGGGGTGTTAGACAAAAGCTGTGACGAGTTGCGAAGGATTGCGACTGAACGGCAATTGACGATCCCGGAAACGCTCGGCGACGACGACCGCGATGGCTGGTTGAATCTGTTGATTGCTGAACTTGTTGAACCGCACCTGGGTCGGCAGGGTCCGGATTTTGTTTACGATTATCCCGCCAGCCAAGCCGCATTGGCGCGGATCGATCCTGCTAACCCGCTAGTCGCGCAGCGGTTTGAACTGTATATCCATGGTTTGGAAATCTGTAACGGGTACGACGAATTGACCGACCCCGACGAATTGCGGCAACGCATTATAAGCGAATCAGCCAAACGGGCACGCGAGGGTTTATCACCGTTGCCCGAACCACGACGACTGCTGGCAGCGATGGAGTGCGGGCTGCCGAACTGCTCCGGCGTCGCACTCGGATTCGACCGGTTGATGATGGTTTTGACCGGTTCGAACAATATCGCCGACGTGACCGCCTTTCCAATCACTCGTGCTTAA
- a CDS encoding SDR family NAD(P)-dependent oxidoreductase: MNFSIDLKNRVAVVTGGASGIGRACAVLLAEQGAKVFVADYDPLDANESQFADLSIEHRRCDVRSVDELQQVIDEAAAVGPLKVLVNNAGIGMVKQIDDVSEADWDACLDTNFKAAFFGCKFAIPHMRAAGGGAIVNVSSNAGLLPRAHDPVYSISKGALISLTKSLALCHAADRVRINAVCPGPVGQTRMMEADLQATGDREAMAQKFIDASPLAKAYNRLTDPREIAMSVLYLVSDAATMVTGTAVGIDGGKSLGVPPK; this comes from the coding sequence ATGAATTTCTCCATCGACCTGAAAAATCGTGTCGCCGTTGTTACCGGTGGCGCTAGTGGCATTGGCCGCGCGTGTGCCGTCTTGCTGGCTGAACAGGGAGCCAAGGTGTTCGTCGCCGACTACGATCCGCTGGATGCCAATGAATCGCAATTCGCCGATCTGAGCATCGAGCATCGCCGTTGCGACGTCCGCTCGGTCGACGAGTTACAGCAAGTCATCGACGAAGCTGCCGCGGTTGGTCCACTGAAAGTTCTCGTCAACAATGCCGGCATCGGTATGGTCAAGCAGATTGACGACGTCAGCGAAGCGGACTGGGATGCTTGCCTGGATACGAATTTCAAAGCGGCATTTTTTGGTTGCAAATTTGCGATTCCCCACATGCGTGCTGCCGGGGGCGGAGCCATCGTGAATGTTTCTAGCAATGCCGGTCTGCTGCCCCGGGCGCATGATCCGGTCTATTCAATCAGTAAAGGGGCTTTGATTTCCTTGACCAAAAGTTTGGCCCTGTGTCATGCGGCGGATCGCGTGCGGATCAATGCCGTCTGTCCCGGCCCGGTCGGTCAAACACGCATGATGGAAGCGGACCTACAAGCGACCGGGGATCGAGAAGCGATGGCGCAAAAATTCATCGATGCCAGCCCGTTGGCCAAAGCCTACAACCGCCTGACCGACCCGCGCGAAATCGCCATGAGCGTCCTGTATCTCGTCAGTGACGCCGCCACCATGGTCACCGGCACAGCTGTCGGCATCGACGGCGGGAAATCACTGGGCGTT